DNA from Onthophagus taurus isolate NC chromosome 2, IU_Otau_3.0, whole genome shotgun sequence:
TGTAGCGCTTCTGCTTGATATGTACAATCAATTCCAATcagtggataattttcaataaattgtttcggAGTGAGTAATGGTTCTCCTTCCTTCCCATAGTAGGACTTTTGAAAGCGTGTATACATGTCATATAACACTGCGACACGATTACTATCAAAGTCCACGTTCAGATTATCGTATGGGTAGCGTTCACCGTTTAGGAATACCGTCAAATTGGTGAGTTTTACATTATCAAAGGTTGCCATGTTCGCCAACTgttttcctttcttctttgtttgaaacccaattattataaatctagGTGTTTCCAACTGCGGAGCTGTTTTCACAGCCCATGAATGCTTTGTTGTTTGAGGTAAAGAAGGATATTCATGTACTTCCCAACTGCGAAAAGGTATTTGCAGATCAATATTTCGTCCTGCTATTTTTGTTAGAGCTAATTGTTCTCGTAAGCCTACGGCTAGATGGGGCATTCTCCACAcaactttatcgatttttaactgTAACGGTTCTTCTACCGTATTCACAAGCAcatcattatcatcattattacGAATTAACACTAGCTCTTGTCTCACATTCATcacaattgttttaaaatcttcagCAAACCCTATTAATGTCTTTAGCGGTACACTCAAtccaaaatttccatttttatccaTTATTGCATCCGTTACAGGGGATGTTGGGACCACTTGACCTAGCAGATCCTCGCCCATGTTCCAACCTGCGTTCGCCAACTTTATTATATCGTGAGGGGTATACGAAAAGTATCCTTTCATACATGATGTTAACCCCACGTTTCTCACTCCATCTATTTGAACACCATTTATAAGATAGCGAATATCACTGAACATAAACGCTACaggattatttatcaattttgcaGTTGCACTAGCATCTTTTGTTGCTTTACCACTCGCATCCAGTTTACGTACGCTCCCTTCCAcatacaaaaaactttcatgAGGCAATGTGTAATTGTCTATTTCGGGTATGCCTATACGAATTTCATCATTGTTACCGAAGCTAGTAGAACCAAACGGTTGATGGGAATGATATTCGTAACTTACAATCGAGttatctacttttattttctccGTGACGTTTAAGGACTCCATTTATAGTAGTTGAAAACCTAAGTTGCTTAAATACTGACGATTGACGCGTGTTAACTGGGTAGTTGATTTTCGCTTACTGTTAGGTTTTACATCCTTTCGTACCGTTTTATACATTACTCTATCACCCAGATTTTCCTGTGCTTTTCTTCGAACGTCGTACACTATACCCATATTAAATACCCTACTACTCACACCGATTTCAAGTGCACTCTCACGGTCACTTCTTCGTCTCTGAAGTTTACCAACTGACCGTCCTGATCAAGTATGCGTACTATTAATGTACTAATCACGTTCGTTGTAACAGGTAAGTAAATCGGTTGTTGCGGAgcttctattattttaaaaccagcCGGTACGTTCGGGAAGAAATGATACAACACGTGCATGGGTTGTCCATTCGTATACGATCCGGAGctcaaattacaataaatttgtaatgcattcgttttatttatattcacgATATGATCCGATTCTGTTATCGTGTTTTTAGGTATAACTTTAGGGTTAAAACCAAGTAAGGAACCGATTGAATTATCGctagcaaaatttattcgccggtttgtttttatctcagcACGTTgcgtattattattacctcttATGCGTATCTGTGTACCCGGTGTAGTCACGCTGAGAATATTCCTcgctgttaatgtttttttaacgtaTTCGTTAATATCGTTAATATCGTATGTTCCTAGCGGTATTTCAATATTCTCTGTAAAATTTCCCATATGATCttcatattgtaaaatattgtttgttgaATCGATATTAGGTAACGTATTGaacgtttcgaaatttaaaagagcTAACTCGTATGTACCGAGTTCATTCAAATAAATCGGTGGGTTAAAGTTACAAGACAACTCCGACCCCCTTCCGGTGAGCGTAAATGTATAACTTGTATGTATTGTATCTTGTTCCATTGTTGTTCTCAAGACTAATCTTACACGGATACTTCCTTGGTAtttaaactatctaagaaatgcagacacaattgtccacaatttGTTTGATCTTCTTTTTGATATCGTCGATAATTATACCTCACAATATTTCTCCCCCCATCCGATATAAAATACTTCTCCACTTCAATCGGTGGTCGTAAATCTCCATAACTGTCAAAGTAGTTAACATTTACACCATCCTTGTTGTAAGCTGTCCAGTGAGTACCGGGACCCGTACGATTATCAAGATTTATTATCCCACTCTCTCGTTTTCGGATTTTCTTCGGTAAATTGTTTCTCATGTACACCCCACGAAAGTTTAACAGATCAAGCGCTCGTGCATATCGCCTTAACTCTACATCCGTTAAAGAATGTTGgggtatttttattagttttttgctacagttttataaccacaaccctttttatatggattaataaacattccTGTACCAATTTTGTTCGCCCTCTTGGGGCGTTTTAGTCGCTTTGATTTTCGTGATACCGTTTTCATGACTAGTCCGCAACCTTGCTTATATGGTTTAATATACAAACCGCTGCcgatcgcttttggttccatAGCCCGATTGTGACGTTGGGCTTCTTGTAACTGCTCCCTTGCTATTTTTGCTTCGTTTACGGTTTTTGCAATAGCTGCTGCACCTCCGCCTAAAGAACCGAGAGCACCCA
Protein-coding regions in this window:
- the LOC139432740 gene encoding uncharacterized protein, with translation MESLNVTEKIKVDNSIVSYEYHSHQPFGSTSFGNNDEIRIGIPEIDNYTLPHESFLYVEGSVRKLDASGKATKDASATAKLINNPVAFMFSDIRYLINGVQIDGVRNVGLTSCMKGYFSYTPHDIIKLANAGWNMGEDLLGQVVPTSPVTDAIMDKNGNFGLSVPLKTLIGFAEDFKTIVMNVRQELVLIRNNDDNDVLVNTVEEPLQLKIDKVVWRMPHLAVGLREQLALTKIAGRNIDLQIPFRSWEVHEYPSLPQTTKHSWAVKTAPQLETPRFIIIGFQTKKKGKQLANMATFDNVKLTNLTVFLNGERYPYDNLNVDFDSNRVAVLYDMYTRFQKSYYGKEGEPLLTPKQFIENYPLIGIDCTYQAEALHKSGVEIRIEFTTKNPIPDGTTAYCLVLHDKAFQYSPLTKIVKQMT